One Thermodesulfobacteriota bacterium DNA segment encodes these proteins:
- the obgE gene encoding GTPase ObgE — protein sequence MQFIDEATITVRSGDGGRGCVSFRREKFVPRGGPDGGAGGDGGSVLLVVSPHLSTLLDFRYRNLHKAKRGQHGKGKNMNGKNGPDLLISVPPGTIVHDDDTGEMLADLVRSGESCLVAAGGRGGRGNWSFATSVNQAPDSAEPGEPGRERRLRLELKVLANFGLIGLPNAGKSTLLSRISRARPKVADYPFTTLSPVLGVVSHRDEEFVVADLPGLIEGAHRGAGLGHRFLKHVERTEGLVHVVDAGREPGEIAEAYRTICDEMERFRPGLLSRPAILVFNKMDLTGARENAARALPETGHPPGDSCFVSAATGEGLGSLLDMLLAIRRRQRDDS from the coding sequence ATGCAATTCATCGACGAGGCCACGATCACCGTCCGTTCCGGGGACGGTGGTCGGGGTTGCGTCAGCTTCCGGCGCGAGAAGTTCGTCCCCCGGGGAGGACCCGACGGGGGAGCCGGAGGCGACGGAGGCAGCGTCCTTCTCGTGGTGAGCCCCCACCTGTCCACCCTCCTCGACTTCCGGTACCGCAACCTCCACAAGGCGAAGCGCGGGCAGCACGGCAAGGGAAAGAACATGAACGGGAAGAACGGCCCCGACCTCCTGATCTCCGTTCCTCCCGGGACGATCGTCCACGACGACGACACCGGGGAGATGCTGGCAGATCTCGTCCGCTCGGGGGAAAGCTGCCTCGTCGCCGCGGGTGGCCGGGGGGGGCGCGGCAACTGGTCGTTCGCGACCTCCGTGAACCAGGCGCCCGACTCCGCGGAGCCGGGCGAGCCGGGGAGGGAGCGGCGGCTGCGGCTCGAGCTCAAGGTCCTCGCCAACTTCGGCCTCATCGGGCTCCCGAACGCCGGGAAGTCCACGCTGCTCTCCCGGATCTCGCGGGCCCGCCCCAAGGTCGCGGACTACCCTTTCACCACTCTCTCTCCCGTCCTCGGCGTGGTGTCGCACCGCGACGAGGAGTTCGTGGTGGCGGACCTCCCGGGGCTGATCGAGGGGGCGCATCGTGGGGCGGGGCTGGGGCACCGGTTCCTGAAGCACGTCGAGCGGACGGAGGGGCTCGTCCACGTGGTCGACGCGGGGCGGGAGCCGGGGGAGATCGCCGAGGCGTACCGGACCATTTGCGACGAGATGGAGCGGTTCCGGCCGGGGCTCCTTTCCCGGCCCGCGATCCTCGTCTTCAACAAGATGGACCTGACCGGGGCGCGGGAGAACGCGGCGCGGGCGCTGCCGGAGACGGGGCATCCCCCCGGGGACTCCTGCTTCGTGTCCGCCGCGACCGGCGAGGGGCTCGGCTCCCTCCTCGACATGCTTCTTGCCATCAGAAGGAGGCAAAGGGATGATTCCTGA
- the rpmA gene encoding 50S ribosomal protein L27 has product MAHKKGVGSSRNGRDSQSKRLGVKTFGGQTVSAGAIIVRQRGTAIHPGDNVGMGRDHTLFALIDGVVTFNRVGKDRKRVSVLAAS; this is encoded by the coding sequence ATGGCCCATAAAAAAGGCGTCGGCAGTTCGAGAAACGGGCGGGACAGCCAGAGCAAGCGGCTCGGCGTGAAGACGTTCGGCGGCCAGACCGTCAGCGCCGGCGCGATCATCGTCCGCCAGCGGGGGACCGCGATCCACCCCGGGGACAACGTGGGGATGGGGAGGGACCACACCCTGTTCGCGCTGATCGACGGCGTGGTCACCTTCAACCGCGTGGGGAAAGACCGCAAGAGGGTTTCCGTCCTCGCCGCTTCGTAG
- the rplU gene encoding 50S ribosomal protein L21, whose amino-acid sequence MYAVVRTGGKQLRVSPGDVIQVEKLGVEPGDSVELNEVLMVSNDQGTTVGTPTVGGAAVVCKAVRQGKGKKIVIYKYKRRKGFARKQGHRQPFTMLSVTDIRLG is encoded by the coding sequence ATGTATGCCGTGGTCCGCACGGGCGGGAAACAGCTCCGCGTTTCCCCGGGCGACGTGATCCAGGTGGAGAAGCTGGGCGTGGAGCCGGGCGACTCCGTGGAGCTCAACGAGGTCCTGATGGTCTCCAACGACCAGGGGACGACCGTTGGCACCCCCACCGTCGGCGGGGCCGCCGTGGTCTGCAAGGCGGTGCGCCAGGGGAAAGGCAAGAAGATTGTGATATACAAGTACAAGCGGCGCAAGGGGTTCGCCCGCAAGCAGGGGCACCGCCAGCCGTTCACCATGCTTTCCGTAACCGATATCCGGCTCGGGTGA
- a CDS encoding YifB family Mg chelatase-like AAA ATPase, translating to MLVRALSFAVLGIDAVPVEVEADIAQGLPAYTVVGLPGIAVRESDDRIRAAIRNSGLPFPGRKVTVNLAPADLRKDGSLLDLPIALSVLCAEGILPGESLKDWIVAGELSLDGCVRPIRGALSQSLLARDLGVPGVITPADNAEEARLVPGVRVAAVRSLGEAARILSGEVLPSSEELGVTVAGSRLGDGSGGRDAARPPDLSDIVGQPVGRRALEIAAAGCHAMLMVGPPGAGKTMLAERVPGILPPLSSPEALETTRIYGAAGEPPWPRPVLLRPFRAPHSSIPPAALLGGGNPPRPGEVSFANGGVLFLDEFAEFRPESREALRAPIEAGEILLSRAGRRYRFPCRFLLLAASNPCPCGYRGHPRGICRCPPSAIERFSRRFSGPLLDRFDLWVSVHPPSPGAWAGGTPGESSAEVRNRVAACRARQEERYAGRLQRANGTVRASTAELLRELAPGGRGLLLRAAERLSLSGRAIGRTCRVARTIADLAEEARVGQPHVAEALQYRKPLFGPDGNGGTV from the coding sequence ATGCTCGTTCGCGCCCTTTCCTTCGCCGTGCTGGGGATCGACGCCGTACCCGTGGAAGTGGAGGCGGACATCGCGCAGGGTCTCCCGGCGTACACCGTGGTCGGTCTCCCCGGGATCGCGGTCCGGGAAAGCGACGACCGGATCCGCGCGGCCATAAGGAATTCCGGACTGCCGTTCCCGGGCCGCAAAGTCACCGTCAACCTGGCGCCCGCGGACCTCCGCAAGGACGGCTCGCTGCTGGATCTGCCCATCGCCTTGTCGGTGCTTTGCGCCGAGGGGATCCTGCCGGGCGAATCCCTCAAGGATTGGATCGTCGCGGGGGAACTCTCCCTCGACGGATGCGTGCGACCGATCCGCGGTGCCCTCTCGCAGTCGCTGCTTGCGCGGGATCTCGGGGTGCCCGGCGTCATCACGCCCGCCGACAACGCGGAGGAGGCGCGGCTCGTGCCGGGGGTTCGCGTCGCCGCCGTCCGCTCCCTCGGAGAAGCCGCGCGAATCCTATCGGGAGAGGTCCTCCCCTCTTCCGAAGAGCTCGGCGTCACCGTTGCGGGGAGCCGCCTTGGTGACGGTTCCGGCGGGCGCGACGCCGCCCGGCCGCCGGACCTTTCCGACATCGTCGGCCAGCCGGTGGGTCGCCGGGCGCTGGAGATCGCCGCGGCGGGGTGCCACGCAATGCTGATGGTGGGCCCGCCCGGCGCCGGGAAAACGATGCTGGCGGAGCGGGTGCCGGGGATCCTGCCTCCCCTCTCTTCTCCGGAAGCGCTGGAGACCACCCGGATCTACGGCGCGGCGGGCGAGCCGCCGTGGCCGCGCCCCGTCCTCCTCCGCCCGTTCCGCGCCCCGCACTCCTCGATTCCGCCGGCGGCGCTCCTCGGCGGAGGGAACCCGCCGCGTCCTGGAGAAGTGTCGTTCGCCAACGGCGGCGTCCTGTTCCTCGACGAGTTCGCCGAGTTCCGCCCCGAATCGAGGGAAGCGCTCCGCGCGCCGATCGAGGCGGGCGAGATCCTTCTCTCCCGGGCGGGACGCCGGTACCGCTTCCCATGCCGCTTCCTGCTGCTGGCGGCGTCCAATCCGTGCCCTTGCGGGTATCGCGGGCACCCCCGGGGGATCTGCCGCTGCCCGCCTTCCGCCATCGAGCGGTTCTCCAGGAGGTTCTCCGGCCCGCTCCTCGACCGGTTCGACCTGTGGGTTTCCGTACACCCGCCCTCGCCCGGCGCATGGGCCGGCGGGACCCCGGGAGAATCCTCCGCGGAAGTCCGGAACCGGGTCGCGGCGTGCCGGGCCCGGCAGGAGGAGCGCTACGCGGGACGCCTCCAACGGGCGAACGGCACCGTACGGGCCTCGACGGCGGAGCTGCTGCGGGAGCTGGCCCCCGGGGGGCGCGGACTCCTCCTTCGGGCCGCGGAGCGGCTCTCCCTGTCGGGACGGGCCATCGGGCGGACCTGCCGCGTGGCGCGGACGATCGCGGACCTGGCGGAGGAGGCGCGCGTCGGGCAACCCCACGTCGCGGAGGCGCTCCAGTACCGGAAACCGCTGTTCGGGCCGGACGGGAACGGAGGAACGGTGTAG
- a CDS encoding transglutaminaseTgpA domain-containing protein, with the protein MNPRAAGRFLWWVLRAHWLLGILALAVYTETSPGLLAVVAVAWAAGARMDRAGAPRETLSRLDTPLVGLFLAAATADLLLLRKDLLASASLLVVGIQSIKLVLPKRTRDGWQLCAFSLLEFLVGAAVADGLSFAVFFFLFLAASAGAMWALHDREAEELGRPPGGFRPSPRHAAWALLLVGAAGFLSAALLFAVVPRLEFRRGFQRLARGQGVAGFSESITLREVTGIKSDGRIVARVEFPFLGRTPDFGGLYLRGAVYPRYEDGGWRIAKSPVSTVPRSGFHYIVSEAPSGPVSVADILLEPADHPRLFTYGSPVLIEGSFQPLLADAEGNLFLQQPAHGTMQYRLRFAEDPSGRSGRTAGPGDMYLEFPEGYDDVRALGIEAAGSGGTDAERAARILGFFREGFRYTLEDPAPDLRSFLFWKKAGYCEHYATGLALLLRAAEIPSRVAAGYLGGEWNGLGQYVIVRQSDAHAWVEAWIGGRWVTMDATPPQGEASPFFRKTGLLGLSVDWLSQRWDKYVVNYSQRMQAEAFFAGWRGVRRTGAYFGLGRGLPGAPPKSRAAAVAVLIACAALFLLYRWRRDVRRRAGQPEAPRLPAPYERLLRRIERSGFRRSPGVPMEEMVAAAVRSRPELAGEAARFLALYHRDRFGATPLSPAQRSEAYRRADGLKKRLSA; encoded by the coding sequence ATGAACCCCCGCGCCGCCGGACGGTTCCTGTGGTGGGTCCTTCGCGCCCACTGGCTCCTCGGCATCCTCGCCCTCGCGGTCTATACGGAGACATCGCCGGGACTCCTTGCGGTTGTCGCCGTCGCGTGGGCGGCGGGCGCCCGGATGGACCGCGCCGGCGCTCCGAGGGAGACGCTTTCCCGCCTCGACACGCCGCTCGTCGGGCTGTTTCTCGCCGCGGCGACGGCGGACCTGCTGCTCCTGCGGAAGGACCTCCTCGCCTCCGCCTCGCTGCTCGTGGTCGGGATCCAGTCGATCAAGCTCGTGCTGCCGAAGCGCACCCGCGACGGGTGGCAGCTCTGCGCCTTCTCCCTCCTCGAATTTCTCGTGGGAGCGGCGGTCGCCGACGGATTGTCCTTCGCCGTCTTCTTCTTCCTGTTCCTGGCCGCATCGGCGGGCGCGATGTGGGCGCTGCACGACCGGGAGGCGGAGGAGCTGGGCCGCCCGCCGGGAGGGTTCCGCCCCTCCCCCCGGCATGCCGCCTGGGCGCTCCTCCTCGTGGGAGCCGCGGGTTTCCTGTCGGCCGCGCTGCTCTTCGCGGTCGTCCCCCGGCTGGAGTTCCGCCGGGGGTTCCAGCGTCTGGCCCGCGGTCAGGGCGTGGCGGGATTCTCGGAATCGATCACGCTCCGCGAAGTCACCGGGATCAAGTCGGACGGCCGCATCGTGGCGCGGGTGGAATTCCCGTTCCTCGGCAGGACGCCCGACTTCGGCGGGCTCTACCTGCGGGGCGCCGTGTATCCCCGATACGAGGACGGCGGGTGGCGGATCGCGAAAAGCCCGGTTTCGACGGTCCCCCGGTCGGGATTCCACTACATCGTCTCCGAGGCGCCGTCCGGCCCCGTCTCCGTCGCCGACATCCTCCTCGAGCCGGCGGACCATCCACGGCTGTTCACGTACGGAAGCCCGGTGCTGATCGAGGGGTCGTTCCAGCCGCTGCTCGCCGACGCGGAGGGAAACCTGTTCCTGCAGCAGCCGGCGCACGGCACGATGCAGTACCGCCTCCGGTTCGCGGAGGATCCGTCGGGGCGCTCCGGGCGGACGGCGGGCCCCGGCGACATGTACCTCGAGTTTCCCGAGGGATACGACGACGTGCGCGCGTTGGGGATCGAGGCGGCGGGAAGCGGCGGGACCGACGCGGAACGGGCCGCGCGCATCCTCGGCTTCTTCCGCGAGGGATTCCGCTACACGCTCGAGGACCCCGCTCCCGACCTCCGCAGCTTCCTCTTCTGGAAGAAGGCCGGATATTGCGAGCACTACGCCACGGGGCTCGCGCTCCTGCTGCGCGCCGCGGAAATTCCCTCCCGGGTGGCCGCGGGGTACCTGGGAGGAGAGTGGAACGGGCTGGGACAGTACGTGATCGTGCGCCAATCGGACGCCCACGCCTGGGTCGAGGCATGGATCGGCGGGCGCTGGGTGACGATGGACGCGACCCCGCCGCAGGGGGAGGCGTCGCCCTTCTTCCGGAAGACGGGGCTCCTGGGCCTTTCGGTGGACTGGCTGAGCCAGCGGTGGGACAAGTACGTGGTGAACTACTCCCAGCGGATGCAGGCCGAGGCCTTTTTCGCCGGATGGAGAGGCGTGCGGCGGACGGGGGCGTACTTCGGGCTCGGACGGGGGCTCCCGGGCGCGCCGCCGAAGTCGCGCGCCGCGGCCGTAGCCGTCCTGATCGCCTGCGCGGCGCTTTTCCTTCTTTACCGGTGGCGGCGCGACGTCCGCAGGCGGGCGGGACAGCCGGAGGCGCCGCGGCTTCCGGCACCGTACGAACGGCTGCTGCGCCGCATCGAGCGGTCGGGCTTCCGGCGATCCCCGGGCGTTCCCATGGAGGAGATGGTGGCGGCCGCCGTCCGTTCGCGCCCGGAGCTGGCGGGGGAAGCCGCCCGATTCCTCGCCCTGTATCACCGGGACCGGTTCGGCGCCACACCGCTTTCCCCCGCGCAGCGGTCGGAGGCTTACCGCAGGGCGGACGGCCTGAAGAAACGCCTCTCCGCATAA
- a CDS encoding DUF58 domain-containing protein, whose product MRPGAGGLRRRFRLPRRLRATFEGKAFLLITLGVGIAAINTGNNLLYLALSMNLALVVVSGFLSEWALRRVSLSARGASEAFAGQEAFLAVACSAFGKRFPSVSLTARFRIGDETLTVRFPDIAPRGTATRVVPYLPARRGRLSPAAGTLSTRFPFSLFEKTMDVPIPADLLVYPRPAAPDSRDIGKPKAGLSENPMHAGRSGAFPRGARELLPMDPVRNIHWKATARMGRWMVKEREAEIAPAVELRVPVPCPPGEFEARLSAACGAVLDLDRRGIPYRLWIGDRLCADARDTGGRSSALAALATAQP is encoded by the coding sequence GTGAGACCGGGAGCCGGCGGTCTCCGCCGCAGGTTCCGCCTCCCCCGCCGGCTGCGGGCCACCTTCGAGGGGAAGGCATTCCTGCTGATCACCCTCGGCGTCGGAATCGCCGCGATCAACACGGGGAACAACCTCCTCTACCTCGCGCTGAGCATGAACCTTGCGCTGGTCGTCGTCTCCGGCTTCCTGTCGGAATGGGCGCTGCGGCGGGTCTCCCTCTCGGCGCGCGGCGCCTCGGAGGCCTTCGCGGGGCAGGAGGCGTTCCTCGCGGTGGCGTGCTCCGCCTTCGGGAAACGGTTCCCCTCCGTCTCCCTCACCGCCCGGTTCCGGATCGGGGACGAGACCTTGACGGTACGGTTCCCGGACATCGCCCCGCGCGGGACCGCCACCCGCGTCGTCCCGTACCTTCCCGCCCGGCGAGGCCGGCTGTCGCCGGCGGCGGGGACGCTCTCCACGCGCTTTCCCTTCTCGCTCTTCGAAAAGACGATGGACGTGCCGATCCCCGCGGACCTCCTGGTGTACCCCCGGCCGGCGGCCCCGGACTCGAGGGACATCGGGAAACCGAAGGCCGGCCTCTCCGAGAATCCCATGCACGCGGGGCGGTCCGGGGCGTTCCCTCGCGGCGCGAGGGAACTGCTCCCGATGGATCCCGTCCGGAACATCCACTGGAAGGCGACCGCCCGGATGGGCCGGTGGATGGTGAAGGAGCGGGAGGCGGAGATCGCCCCCGCCGTCGAGCTCCGCGTCCCGGTCCCCTGCCCGCCCGGGGAATTCGAGGCGCGGCTGTCCGCGGCGTGCGGGGCGGTGCTCGACCTGGATCGCCGCGGCATCCCGTACCGCCTGTGGATCGGCGACCGGCTGTGCGCCGACGCCCGGGACACGGGGGGGCGCTCTTCGGCGCTCGCGGCGCTGGCGACGGCGCAGCCATGA
- a CDS encoding MoxR family ATPase: protein MGGTLSSDSLSRFRANVESVLLGKREAVDLAMASFLAGGHILLEDVPGTGKTTLARALSAGISGTFRRVQFTGDLLPQDVIGVHILGEDRKSFVFSPGPLFANIVLADEINRGNPRAQSALLEAMSERQVTVDNRTYRLPDPFLVIATQNPFEQHGTYPLPESQLDRFNLRLRLDYPDRDSETRLIRENSLLTMRNGIPSALLPEQVRSLRAEVDRVAVHDSVIDYIQRIVAATRVHPAVRLGASPRGAIGLKSTAQALARLEERDHVTPGDIRRAAPAVLAHRVFPKGGSPGTEPALAILEEILSTVPAPL, encoded by the coding sequence ATGGGCGGAACGTTGTCATCGGACTCCCTTTCGCGGTTTCGGGCCAACGTCGAGTCGGTCCTCCTGGGGAAACGGGAAGCGGTCGACCTGGCGATGGCCTCTTTCCTGGCGGGAGGGCATATCCTCCTGGAAGACGTTCCCGGCACGGGGAAGACCACGCTGGCGCGGGCGCTCTCGGCGGGGATCTCCGGAACGTTCCGGCGCGTCCAGTTCACGGGCGACCTCCTCCCGCAGGACGTCATCGGCGTGCATATCCTCGGGGAGGATCGGAAATCGTTCGTCTTTTCCCCCGGCCCCCTGTTCGCGAACATCGTCCTCGCGGACGAGATCAACCGGGGGAACCCCCGGGCCCAGAGCGCCCTGCTCGAAGCGATGAGCGAGCGCCAGGTCACGGTCGACAACCGGACATACCGGCTCCCGGACCCGTTCCTGGTGATCGCGACGCAGAACCCGTTCGAGCAGCACGGGACGTATCCGCTGCCCGAATCGCAGCTTGACCGGTTCAACCTCCGGCTGCGGCTCGACTACCCGGATCGGGATTCGGAGACCCGGCTCATCCGGGAGAACAGCCTCCTGACGATGCGCAACGGCATCCCTTCCGCCCTGCTGCCGGAGCAGGTGCGCTCGCTCCGCGCCGAGGTGGACCGCGTGGCGGTCCACGACTCCGTGATCGACTATATCCAGCGGATCGTCGCGGCGACGCGGGTCCACCCCGCCGTCCGGCTGGGCGCCTCCCCCCGGGGCGCGATCGGGCTGAAGAGCACCGCCCAGGCGCTGGCCCGTCTCGAGGAAAGGGACCACGTCACGCCGGGCGATATCCGGCGCGCGGCCCCGGCGGTCCTGGCCCACCGCGTGTTCCCGAAGGGCGGCTCGCCGGGAACGGAGCCCGCCCTGGCCATCCTCGAGGAGATCCTGTCGACCGTTCCCGCGCCGCTGTGA
- a CDS encoding JAB domain-containing protein, with product MRRAARGDPPVEPELALRWEAAVELARRALSAPLPRPEPFRSGADVFARYRYLLADAPVEMFLAVLLDVKHRPLGEARVSAGILDGSLVHPREVFVAAVRERAAGVILVHNHPSGDPAPSEQDREVTRRLRSAGGILGIPVVDHVILGDGAFFSFREEGDW from the coding sequence ATGCGGCGGGCGGCCCGCGGAGATCCGCCTGTCGAACCCGAACTGGCCTTGCGCTGGGAGGCCGCAGTGGAGCTGGCCCGCAGGGCGCTTTCCGCCCCGTTGCCGCGGCCTGAGCCGTTCCGGTCCGGCGCGGACGTCTTCGCCAGGTACCGGTACCTGCTCGCGGACGCGCCGGTGGAGATGTTCCTGGCCGTGCTCCTCGACGTGAAGCATCGCCCCTTGGGGGAGGCGCGGGTCTCCGCGGGGATCCTCGACGGGAGCCTCGTCCACCCGCGGGAGGTGTTCGTCGCGGCGGTCCGGGAGCGGGCCGCGGGAGTCATCCTGGTCCACAACCACCCGAGCGGCGATCCCGCGCCGAGCGAACAGGACCGGGAGGTGACCCGGCGGCTCCGGTCCGCCGGCGGGATCCTGGGGATCCCGGTGGTCGATCACGTGATCCTGGGGGACGGCGCGTTCTTCAGCTTTCGGGAGGAGGGCGACTGGTGA
- a CDS encoding lysophospholipid acyltransferase family protein, protein MISGILRTLAILLLTIASSAAAYIAGRLVSGEAAASRIMCWWGRAFVRMGGWDVRVEGMENLPAGGAVLVSNHQSLVDIPLLLTAFPRPVRFVAKSELGRIPLFGKAMAMSGNLFVDRKDPRDASRMFREAAVRIADGQLISVFPEGRRTRDGSIGPFKTGAFRLAREAGAQVVPAYIDGGYRAMPKGALRFRPARLLVRVLPPLSDGEMTGDVKERVARIARERIVAAASAEAGEGRG, encoded by the coding sequence GTGATCTCCGGCATTCTGCGGACCTTGGCCATCCTGCTCCTGACGATCGCGAGCTCCGCGGCGGCGTATATCGCGGGACGCCTTGTATCGGGCGAGGCGGCGGCCTCGCGCATCATGTGCTGGTGGGGGAGGGCCTTCGTCCGGATGGGAGGGTGGGACGTGCGCGTGGAAGGGATGGAGAATCTCCCCGCCGGGGGGGCCGTCCTGGTGTCCAACCACCAGAGCCTCGTGGACATTCCGCTCCTGCTCACCGCGTTTCCCCGCCCCGTCCGGTTCGTCGCCAAGAGCGAGCTGGGGAGGATCCCCCTTTTCGGGAAGGCGATGGCGATGTCGGGGAACCTGTTCGTCGACCGGAAGGACCCGCGCGATGCCTCCCGGATGTTCCGGGAGGCCGCCGTGCGGATCGCGGACGGGCAGCTCATCAGCGTCTTCCCCGAGGGGAGGCGCACCCGCGACGGCTCGATCGGCCCGTTCAAGACCGGCGCGTTCCGGCTCGCCCGGGAGGCGGGCGCGCAGGTCGTCCCGGCATACATCGACGGCGGCTACCGGGCGATGCCGAAAGGGGCGTTGCGGTTCCGCCCGGCGCGGCTCCTCGTCCGCGTCCTGCCGCCGCTTTCCGACGGGGAGATGACGGGGGACGTGAAGGAGCGGGTCGCGCGGATCGCGCGGGAGCGGATCGTCGCCGCGGCTTCCGCGGAGGCGGGGGAGGGACGCGGATGA
- a CDS encoding ribonuclease J gives MTLRVVSMGGLGEIGMNSMLFDEGGTAILLDAGLMFPDDTMLGIDYVVPDFSALKEAAPRLSALLLTHGHEDHIGAIPFLLRETELPVYGTRLTLGLLRHRLAEHGLEGARLIPIDRDARFRIGGFDVEAFPVCHSIPDAVGYVLRCADGVFVHTGDFKIDPDPLDGVPTAIARLREISRKEGVTALFSDSTNVERDGNSLPERFVGEALSEIFWEAPGRVIVAMFSSNLHRIQEAIRAAGRCGRRVALSGKSMLRNVETAIDLGYLTLPRPDILIPLEDVSALPDREVAVVTTGTQGEPRSALMLMALGDHKHLKVRPGDTAVLSSKFIPGNERAIASMINRLFLAGADVLYEKISEVHVSGHGSRAELEAMIDAVRPANFIPVHGEPRLLVRHRKLAMDMGVPTAEMALNGEVLEFSDGRMSRAGKAEVGHLFVDGKGIGAVESLVLKDRYHLSQVGLVMVALALSSATGEILYGPDIVTRGVLTEYGEEELLDGARAEVLRVLEESGTDARTDFSEMQTEIRRVLRRYFNRRLERKPMVVPVLMEL, from the coding sequence ATGACGCTGCGGGTGGTGTCGATGGGAGGGCTGGGGGAGATCGGGATGAACTCCATGCTGTTCGACGAGGGCGGCACGGCGATCCTCCTCGACGCCGGCCTGATGTTCCCCGACGACACGATGTTAGGGATCGACTACGTGGTCCCCGACTTCTCCGCCCTGAAGGAAGCGGCACCCCGCCTTTCCGCGCTGCTGTTGACGCACGGGCACGAGGACCACATCGGGGCGATCCCGTTTCTGCTCCGGGAGACGGAGCTGCCCGTGTACGGTACGCGGCTGACGCTCGGGCTGCTCCGCCACCGCCTGGCGGAGCACGGGCTGGAGGGGGCGCGGCTCATCCCGATCGACAGGGACGCCCGGTTCCGCATCGGCGGGTTCGACGTGGAGGCGTTCCCCGTGTGCCACAGCATCCCCGACGCCGTGGGGTACGTCCTGCGTTGCGCCGACGGGGTCTTCGTCCACACGGGCGACTTCAAGATCGACCCCGACCCGCTCGACGGCGTGCCGACCGCCATCGCGCGGCTCCGGGAGATCTCCCGCAAGGAAGGCGTGACGGCTCTGTTCTCGGACTCCACGAACGTCGAGCGCGACGGAAACAGCCTCCCCGAGCGTTTCGTCGGGGAGGCGCTCTCGGAGATTTTCTGGGAGGCGCCCGGCCGGGTCATCGTGGCCATGTTCTCCTCGAACCTGCACCGGATCCAGGAGGCGATCCGGGCGGCGGGGCGGTGCGGCCGCAGGGTGGCGCTTTCCGGAAAGAGCATGCTGCGCAACGTGGAAACGGCGATCGACCTCGGGTACCTCACGCTTCCGAGGCCCGACATCCTGATCCCGCTGGAGGACGTATCCGCCCTCCCGGACCGGGAGGTCGCGGTGGTGACCACGGGGACCCAGGGCGAGCCCCGGTCCGCCCTGATGCTCATGGCGCTGGGAGACCACAAGCACCTCAAGGTCCGCCCGGGGGACACCGCGGTGCTATCCTCCAAGTTCATCCCGGGCAACGAGCGGGCGATCGCCAGCATGATCAACCGCCTTTTCCTCGCGGGGGCGGACGTCCTGTATGAGAAAATATCCGAGGTCCACGTGTCCGGGCACGGGAGCCGGGCGGAGCTGGAGGCGATGATCGATGCGGTGCGGCCGGCGAATTTCATCCCCGTCCACGGCGAGCCCCGGCTGCTCGTCCGGCACCGGAAGCTGGCGATGGACATGGGGGTGCCGACCGCGGAGATGGCGTTGAACGGGGAGGTCCTGGAGTTCTCGGACGGGCGGATGTCCCGGGCCGGAAAGGCGGAGGTGGGGCACCTGTTCGTGGACGGAAAGGGGATCGGGGCCGTCGAGAGTCTGGTGCTCAAGGATCGGTACCACCTTTCCCAGGTCGGTCTGGTGATGGTCGCCCTCGCTCTCTCCTCGGCCACCGGCGAGATCCTGTACGGACCCGATATCGTCACGCGGGGCGTCCTGACGGAATACGGCGAGGAGGAGCTGCTCGATGGCGCCCGGGCCGAGGTGCTGCGGGTCCTCGAGGAATCCGGGACGGATGCCCGGACCGACTTCTCGGAGATGCAGACGGAGATCCGGCGCGTGCTCAGAAGGTACTTCAACAGGCGGCTGGAGCGGAAACCGATGGTCGTCCCCGTCCTCATGGAGCTTTAG